The Macaca thibetana thibetana isolate TM-01 chromosome 19, ASM2454274v1, whole genome shotgun sequence genome has a segment encoding these proteins:
- the LOC126942368 gene encoding LOW QUALITY PROTEIN: peptidyl-prolyl cis-trans isomerase FKBP1A-like (The sequence of the model RefSeq protein was modified relative to this genomic sequence to represent the inferred CDS: substituted 2 bases at 2 genomic stop codons) codes for MGVQVKTISPADWRTFPKRGQTCVVHYTGMLEDGKKFDSSRDRNKPFKFMLGKQAVIXGXEEGVAQMSVGQRAKVTMSPDYAYGATGHPGIIPPHATLVFDVELLKRE; via the coding sequence ATGGGAGTGCAGGTAAAAACCATCTCCCCAGCAGACTGGCGCACCTTCCCGAAGCGCGGCCAGACTTGCGTGGTGCACTACACCGGGATGCTTGAAGATGGAAAGAAATTTGATTCCTCCCGGGACAGAAACAAGCCCTTTAAGTTTATGCTAGGTAAGCAGGCGGTGATCTGAGGCTAGGAAGAAGGGGTTGCCCAGATGAGTGTGGGTCAGAGAGCCAAAGTGACTATGTCTCCAGATTATGCCTATGGTGCCACTGGGCACCCAGGCATCATCCCACCACATGCCACTCTCGTCTTCGATGTGGAGCTTCTAAAACGGGAATGA